Proteins found in one Mycoplasmopsis bovigenitalium genomic segment:
- a CDS encoding MGA_1079 family surface serine endopeptidase produces MKPKLLLPLSAPSLFVPISTSLIACDSNSKSPNHRFNDAMNLLLALNNINYNLIDANHRTIIKEKVSNLHHLANDIQIANDKNKFEQFYAELKFLQTKLKNEYKIDLNIVNTNKKTELKQPNFVKETINNNATDLNLIATRHYLDYDDVFLSVNSQDNIESILERLPKQIKISSAGKQWSVKVTWLTNHLDKNAKINYSFVIYGVFEFLGQSYNIKANINLDSTSINKSKINLTPLVNKENENQYFVLDQIKFNDSLHKLFDNDYSANSRWENFDIVNTFGELDDKYKQIVIKFDEPKNVNEIQFKFWLGTISKTILPKEFKIQSSLDGLNYNDVENQDVVETSSWGVPKVNDDQTTDWLSIKFNTTQVNYLKIKWEYDTFYYEGWRYAMFALTGLKILGFDESINREAKYGIIDDTISHFSINNVNIPADKLYDIKRKKFVINSSHQLDINNIISNSKVYFHNPSIKYTATLLEEIYSKNKPNLVLSKTYIIKTFDQRGQIISKYLVSIEDKNYLKFYNQKDTNNLPINNVLTKVKVLESFFDRVNNYNYKSAKTYQYLKNLHQKIDYESIKNFDTYQISLYDDLIDNAYFIVNNLNKFNLGDEHKNSLAQKLLADINNMLEQNFVEYSELKGYVDSFKKLIRSSDSINSLKNSLKEEIQHEKLISSVAKEELLKQFENESSSMFVINSNFSFNKSKTKWQIKKLKNSLINSNLSNDLKNTLLTDINLITDYYLLVELEKRIKNIIEIDSKITEIITDSHNKINELYYGANKAFAFYNLLNEYKQTYDNHLKSIFKADEFLNKLMNWQNSINDSNSIQTAFETMVDQVFKHDKIVNDNLANWQKLDLLRFMNVGSLNNQTANIMLLNLDTNFIDFSIEDVKLSPDFKQSIVTYKVTHKYNPNLILFRELRFNLPNEKIVNKVKELEQNSNLDDYFDVDYYLLSKLNYDEFKNQFSLEQSNKVKGIELYANYNKPTIQRRQKYVKDSFEYRIQQTPILEKNKLVVNVEFTFNNNVILKKQLFSKELSFQDNNAKQEDDDQIDLAKAREVLANKDLILHNLYLKKDLKISHQDFYPDDAIEVLNNLYDFPKFGKYTIAPKQLIRAYDSGDRFGGVAEIFWGILKTEVTDKGQKIQNWVDDALSDLFTINHFKRYQHDDFIKPINQHFLQASDFVGDGSFDLKLKSEIDLLDDSDIDFRKVIGNAENYTTTTQYRNINIKEFLNQKAQLKANYFLRLIDPADKKNSIQHKISHKHYKQGEYVPYSAGHIPATSSKYSSADTKAIKEQTFYYFYDIKQIDHNSISFRLGFVSNKDKSKRYSPNKVFVMNNVVNDYEQNLYPEVMLNNLIKYNIKVDDKKLSQKTVEEWKTDLKSLSNVITLVNSEENKDLEIDSEFITYKNFQLNRKYIRIGQIKQHGSNSAFIRFEVLNFDNKWVLGKNWYLISNFKTSDKSEFENINLENEKLQTIYYENKLVKRIRELEPHVDDALWTLKSDQQASWKMDSKYIRHTFLTNNAQDREFEFEMYAGMLVFDNLASERIISNNKTIKFKVDFEQLLNSEINYKSSFVENIDNKKVVINYSITVQYNHFDQSVNFYFMVDKPYKIKLGYPQNERAIDGLKFDVNRAVMLPYAPLKIKMSYTNRIQNESDFGLGKTNLYDYNKANTSATDQVHLLYNDASYYASKVYNPNQNVYWKHNDGFIPNIQWIRDDWGTTNRSWDIINRVRDNGFKYVTWNRHPGTGGMLTKINDDPSDLSLYYISNWHVGEFYPNIGANANGIYPNNATQPPTIGSPSISLPLNKWDSELYKGYSYTWWDYSSSINMPAGLTKPIYIGYNRANNNSPVSVDELVDKDGNPSSFSFDLQLTWSDFKKSYEHAKQGFRDDILIRFRNYLEAKPTQLDHSSNKNHHIVPLLNPHAHIGFPGWGFMTGYVNFRPEISNTNFYFRQYANYSPIQFGEGNSGSVMWNSKGNPIAIWTAGAKGSFSTGLLFDTYKHNFYGINWNNENPLDSKSF; encoded by the coding sequence ATGAAACCAAAGTTACTATTACCATTATCAGCACCATCGCTATTTGTGCCTATTAGCACATCCTTAATTGCTTGCGATTCTAATTCAAAATCACCAAATCATAGATTCAATGATGCTATGAATTTATTGTTAGCATTAAATAATATTAACTACAATTTAATTGATGCTAATCATCGCACCATCATTAAAGAAAAAGTATCAAATTTACATCATTTAGCTAACGATATTCAAATAGCAAACGATAAAAATAAATTCGAGCAGTTTTATGCAGAATTAAAATTTTTACAAACAAAACTAAAAAATGAATATAAAATCGACCTTAACATCGTTAACACTAACAAAAAAACTGAATTAAAGCAGCCTAACTTTGTTAAAGAAACCATTAATAATAATGCTACTGACTTAAACCTAATTGCTACAAGACATTATCTTGATTATGATGATGTATTTTTAAGTGTTAATTCTCAAGATAATATCGAATCAATTTTGGAACGATTGCCAAAACAAATTAAAATCAGTTCTGCCGGTAAGCAATGAAGTGTTAAAGTAACTTGACTAACTAATCATTTAGACAAAAACGCAAAAATCAATTATAGTTTTGTAATTTATGGCGTTTTTGAATTTTTAGGTCAATCTTACAACATTAAAGCAAATATTAATTTAGATTCTACATCTATTAATAAATCTAAAATTAATTTAACCCCATTAGTAAACAAAGAAAATGAAAATCAGTATTTTGTTTTGGATCAGATTAAATTTAACGATTCGCTTCATAAACTATTTGATAATGATTATAGTGCAAATTCTCGTTGGGAAAACTTCGATATTGTCAATACCTTTGGTGAACTTGATGATAAATATAAACAAATAGTTATTAAGTTTGATGAACCAAAAAATGTGAACGAAATACAATTTAAATTTTGATTAGGCACAATTTCAAAAACAATTTTGCCAAAAGAATTTAAAATTCAAAGTTCACTAGACGGCCTTAATTACAATGATGTTGAAAACCAAGATGTTGTAGAAACATCGAGTTGAGGTGTGCCTAAAGTAAATGATGATCAAACAACAGATTGATTATCAATTAAATTTAACACTACACAAGTAAATTACTTAAAAATTAAATGAGAGTATGATACCTTCTATTATGAGGGGTGAAGATATGCAATGTTTGCTTTAACCGGTTTAAAAATACTTGGTTTTGATGAATCAATAAATCGCGAAGCTAAATATGGTATTATTGATGACACAATTTCTCATTTTTCAATTAATAATGTTAATATTCCTGCTGATAAGTTGTACGATATAAAACGAAAAAAATTCGTTATTAATTCTAGCCATCAACTTGATATAAATAACATAATTTCCAATTCTAAAGTTTACTTTCATAATCCTTCAATTAAATATACTGCCACTCTTTTAGAAGAAATTTATTCTAAAAATAAGCCAAATTTAGTTCTATCTAAAACATACATCATTAAAACATTTGATCAACGTGGCCAAATAATCAGTAAATATTTAGTTTCAATTGAAGACAAAAATTATTTGAAGTTTTATAATCAAAAAGACACAAATAATTTACCAATAAACAATGTGTTAACTAAAGTAAAAGTTTTAGAATCATTTTTTGATAGAGTTAATAACTATAATTACAAATCAGCAAAAACTTATCAATATTTGAAAAATTTACACCAAAAGATAGACTATGAGTCAATTAAGAATTTTGACACATATCAAATTTCTTTATATGATGATCTAATTGATAATGCATATTTTATTGTTAATAATTTAAATAAATTTAATTTAGGAGATGAACACAAAAATTCTTTAGCGCAAAAATTGCTAGCCGATATTAATAATATGCTTGAACAAAATTTTGTTGAGTATAGTGAGCTAAAAGGTTATGTTGATTCATTTAAAAAATTAATTAGGTCTTCAGATTCTATTAATTCATTGAAAAATAGTTTAAAAGAAGAAATTCAGCATGAAAAATTAATTTCTAGTGTGGCAAAAGAAGAGCTTTTAAAACAGTTTGAAAATGAAAGTTCTTCAATGTTTGTTATTAATTCGAATTTTAGTTTTAATAAATCCAAAACAAAATGACAAATTAAAAAACTAAAAAATAGTTTAATAAATAGCAATTTAAGCAATGATCTTAAAAACACGCTTTTAACCGACATTAATCTAATAACGGATTATTATTTGCTGGTGGAATTGGAAAAAAGAATCAAAAATATAATTGAAATTGATTCAAAAATTACCGAAATTATTACTGATTCTCATAATAAAATCAATGAATTATACTATGGCGCAAACAAAGCATTCGCTTTTTACAATTTGTTAAATGAATATAAACAAACATATGATAATCATTTAAAATCAATTTTTAAAGCTGATGAATTTTTAAATAAATTGATGAATTGACAAAATAGCATTAACGACTCTAATTCAATACAAACTGCTTTTGAAACAATGGTAGACCAAGTTTTTAAACATGACAAAATTGTGAATGATAATTTGGCAAATTGACAGAAACTTGACTTGTTGAGATTTATGAATGTTGGCTCTCTAAATAATCAAACTGCTAATATAATGCTACTTAATTTAGACACTAATTTCATTGATTTTTCAATTGAAGACGTAAAATTAAGCCCTGATTTTAAACAGTCAATTGTTACATATAAAGTTACACATAAATACAATCCAAATCTTATTTTGTTTAGAGAATTAAGATTCAATTTACCTAATGAAAAAATAGTTAATAAAGTTAAAGAACTTGAACAAAATAGTAATCTAGATGATTATTTTGATGTTGATTATTATTTACTTTCTAAATTAAATTATGATGAATTTAAAAATCAATTTAGTCTAGAACAATCCAATAAAGTTAAGGGCATTGAACTTTATGCAAATTATAATAAGCCAACAATACAAAGAAGACAAAAGTATGTAAAAGACAGTTTTGAATATCGAATTCAACAAACTCCAATCCTTGAAAAAAATAAATTAGTTGTAAACGTTGAATTTACATTCAATAATAATGTAATTCTAAAAAAACAATTATTTTCAAAAGAATTGTCGTTTCAAGACAATAACGCAAAACAAGAAGATGATGATCAAATTGATCTTGCAAAAGCAAGAGAAGTCTTAGCAAATAAAGATTTAATATTGCATAATTTGTATTTAAAGAAAGACTTAAAAATCTCCCATCAAGATTTTTATCCTGATGATGCAATTGAAGTATTGAATAACTTGTATGATTTTCCTAAATTTGGTAAATACACAATCGCACCAAAACAATTAATTAGAGCATATGATTCTGGTGATCGATTCGGTGGGGTTGCGGAAATATTCTGAGGGATTTTAAAAACGGAAGTCACTGATAAAGGTCAAAAAATACAAAATTGAGTCGATGATGCTTTATCTGATTTATTCACAATCAATCACTTTAAGCGTTACCAACACGATGATTTTATTAAACCAATTAACCAACATTTTTTACAAGCTAGTGATTTTGTTGGTGATGGCTCGTTTGATCTAAAATTAAAATCGGAAATCGACCTTTTAGATGACAGTGATATTGATTTTAGAAAAGTGATTGGCAATGCCGAAAACTATACAACAACTACACAGTATAGAAATATAAATATTAAAGAATTCTTAAATCAAAAAGCCCAACTTAAAGCTAACTACTTTTTGCGTTTAATTGATCCCGCAGATAAAAAGAATTCAATTCAACACAAAATTTCACACAAACATTATAAGCAAGGTGAGTATGTGCCATACTCTGCGGGCCACATTCCCGCCACTTCTTCAAAATACTCAAGTGCTGATACTAAAGCAATTAAAGAGCAAACTTTTTACTACTTTTACGACATTAAGCAAATTGACCATAACTCAATTAGTTTTCGCTTAGGTTTTGTTTCAAACAAGGACAAGTCAAAGCGCTATTCGCCAAATAAAGTTTTTGTTATGAATAATGTTGTAAATGATTATGAGCAGAACTTATACCCTGAAGTAATGTTAAATAATTTAATTAAATATAACATCAAAGTTGATGATAAAAAATTGTCACAAAAAACTGTTGAAGAGTGAAAAACTGATTTAAAATCATTGTCAAATGTAATTACTTTAGTTAACTCTGAGGAAAATAAAGATTTAGAAATTGATAGCGAATTTATAACCTATAAAAATTTCCAATTGAATAGAAAATATATTCGTATTGGTCAAATTAAACAACATGGCAGCAATTCAGCATTTATTCGTTTTGAAGTGTTAAATTTTGATAATAAATGAGTTTTAGGTAAAAATTGATATTTGATATCGAATTTCAAAACTAGTGATAAAAGCGAATTTGAAAATATAAATCTTGAAAATGAGAAACTGCAAACAATATATTACGAAAATAAACTGGTCAAAAGAATTCGTGAATTAGAGCCACATGTTGATGATGCACTTTGAACTTTAAAATCAGATCAACAAGCAAGTTGAAAAATGGATTCAAAATATATAAGACATACTTTTTTAACAAATAATGCGCAAGATCGCGAATTTGAATTTGAAATGTATGCAGGAATGTTGGTATTCGACAATTTAGCAAGCGAACGCATCATTTCTAATAACAAAACTATTAAATTTAAAGTTGATTTTGAACAATTACTTAATTCCGAAATAAACTACAAATCTAGTTTTGTAGAAAATATTGACAATAAAAAAGTTGTTATTAATTACTCTATTACAGTTCAATACAATCATTTTGACCAGAGTGTTAATTTCTATTTTATGGTTGATAAACCTTATAAAATAAAATTAGGTTACCCTCAAAACGAAAGGGCTATTGACGGTTTAAAATTTGACGTTAATAGAGCAGTAATGTTGCCTTACGCACCACTAAAAATTAAAATGTCATATACAAATCGAATTCAAAACGAGAGCGATTTTGGGTTGGGAAAAACCAATTTATATGACTACAATAAAGCAAATACTTCGGCCACAGACCAAGTTCATTTACTATATAATGATGCAAGTTACTATGCAAGTAAAGTTTATAATCCCAACCAAAATGTTTATTGAAAACACAATGATGGTTTTATCCCAAATATCCAATGAATAAGAGATGATTGGGGAACAACAAATCGAAGTTGAGACATTATTAATCGAGTTAGAGATAATGGTTTTAAATATGTTACATGAAATCGTCACCCGGGAACGGGTGGAATGTTAACTAAGATTAATGATGATCCTAGTGATTTATCGCTTTATTATATTTCTAATTGACACGTTGGCGAATTCTACCCAAATATTGGCGCAAATGCTAATGGCATATACCCTAATAATGCAACTCAACCACCAACAATTGGTAGTCCATCTATTTCGCTACCGTTAAACAAATGAGATTCTGAATTATACAAGGGGTACTCTTACACTTGATGAGATTACAGTTCATCAATTAATATGCCTGCTGGATTAACCAAACCTATTTATATTGGCTATAATCGGGCTAATAATAATTCACCAGTTTCTGTTGATGAATTAGTTGATAAAGATGGAAATCCTAGTTCATTTTCATTTGATTTACAATTAACTTGGAGTGATTTTAAAAAATCATATGAGCATGCTAAACAAGGTTTTAGAGATGATATTTTAATTAGATTTAGGAATTATCTAGAAGCTAAACCTACACAATTAGACCACTCGTCAAACAAAAATCATCACATAGTGCCATTATTAAACCCACATGCTCATATTGGTTTTCCAGGCTGAGGATTTATGACAGGTTATGTTAATTTTAGACCCGAAATTTCTAATACTAATTTCTATTTTAGACAATATGCTAATTATTCTCCAATTCAATTCGGTGAAGGGAATTCGGGCTCTGTGATGTGGAATAGCAAAGGTAATCCAATTGCAATTTGAACAGCAGGTGCTAAAGGTTCGTTTTCAACTGGTTTGTTGTTTGACACTTATAAACACAATTTCTATGGAATTAACTGAAATAATGAAAATCCACTCGATTCAAAATCATTTTAA
- the ruvB gene encoding Holliday junction branch migration DNA helicase RuvB — MKIQVIRPSNFIEFIGQNKLVTTLQTMISGCKHRREPLDHILFFGPPGTGKTSLASIIGNELGVKVHFLQGSLLEKKADILCIFANINEGDIVFIDEIHSINKNVEELIYSAMEEFKIDIIIGPEGNSKVMRMNLKPFTLIGATTKVNLLSQPLKDRFGFHGRLNPYSIEDILKIVKNAAKILKIDSDESIWKMIAEHSKSTPRVAIHLIKRIYDFSLKNNEEYITKKTVIETFKYLELFEFGLNREHLEYLRVLNDTFGHKSASLDSLTGILNYQKENILYEIEPILLFLKLIEKSPRGRKITVNGINYLLKNYRHT, encoded by the coding sequence ATGAAAATTCAAGTTATACGACCCAGTAATTTTATTGAATTCATTGGACAAAATAAATTAGTTACCACTCTGCAAACTATGATTAGCGGTTGCAAACATAGAAGAGAACCTCTAGATCATATTTTATTCTTTGGACCGCCTGGAACTGGAAAAACTAGTTTAGCTAGTATTATAGGTAATGAATTAGGTGTTAAGGTACATTTTTTACAAGGGTCATTATTAGAAAAGAAAGCAGATATTTTGTGCATATTTGCTAATATTAATGAGGGAGATATTGTTTTCATTGATGAGATCCATAGTATAAATAAAAATGTTGAAGAACTTATTTATTCTGCTATGGAAGAATTCAAAATTGACATTATTATAGGCCCTGAAGGTAATAGTAAAGTTATGAGAATGAATCTTAAACCTTTCACCCTAATTGGTGCTACTACTAAAGTTAATTTACTAAGTCAACCATTAAAAGATCGATTTGGATTTCATGGTAGACTTAATCCCTATTCAATTGAAGATATATTGAAAATAGTAAAAAATGCCGCCAAAATTTTAAAGATTGATTCAGATGAATCAATATGAAAAATGATTGCCGAACACTCTAAATCTACACCCAGGGTTGCAATACATTTAATTAAAAGAATTTATGATTTTTCATTGAAAAATAATGAGGAATATATCACTAAAAAAACAGTTATTGAAACATTTAAATATTTAGAACTATTTGAATTTGGTTTGAATCGAGAACATTTAGAATACTTAAGAGTTTTGAATGATACATTTGGTCATAAAAGTGCTTCATTAGACTCATTGACCGGAATTTTGAACTACCAAAAAGAAAATATTTTGTATGAAATAGAACCGATACTTCTATTTTTGAAATTAATTGAAAAAAGTCCGCGTGGCCGAAAAATAACTGTTAATGGAATAAATTATTTATTAAAAAATTATAGACACACTTAA
- the ruvA gene encoding Holliday junction branch migration protein RuvA: protein MILYRIGEIIYKNGSNIIFESGGVGHSVIMPKHERVEVKSKVKLYLFDVKNDYYQATYAFKDFKERLLFIDLISLNGVGPKVAFNLLNQGWEKIAAMISSGDFEGITKTPYLNPKVARLAIAELSDKWSKMINKNKASEVITASNVVDEARSTLKTLGFKTNQIEQALGTIPLSNDVESVIQHAMYAMTGKQLENENSSYTTQ, encoded by the coding sequence ATGATTTTATATAGAATTGGCGAAATAATTTACAAAAATGGTTCAAATATTATTTTTGAATCTGGTGGAGTTGGGCACAGTGTTATTATGCCTAAACATGAAAGGGTTGAAGTTAAAAGCAAAGTAAAACTTTATTTATTTGATGTAAAAAACGATTATTATCAGGCTACTTATGCATTTAAGGATTTTAAAGAACGTTTATTATTTATCGACTTAATTTCTCTTAATGGTGTAGGCCCTAAAGTTGCATTTAATTTATTAAATCAAGGTTGAGAGAAAATAGCTGCTATGATTTCAAGTGGTGATTTTGAAGGCATTACTAAAACCCCATATTTAAATCCTAAAGTAGCCCGCTTAGCAATAGCGGAATTGAGTGATAAATGATCTAAAATGATAAATAAAAATAAAGCTAGTGAAGTAATTACGGCAAGCAATGTCGTTGATGAAGCTAGATCAACCCTAAAAACACTAGGATTCAAAACAAACCAAATTGAACAAGCATTAGGTACTATACCTTTATCAAATGATGTAGAATCTGTCATTCAACACGCAATGTATGCAATGACTGGCAAGCAATTAGAAAATGAAAATTCAAGTTATACGACCCAGTAA
- a CDS encoding NAD(P)H-dependent glycerol-3-phosphate dehydrogenase: protein MKKITIIGTGAWGAGLGTILSKNGHKVVFWGIDEQEINDINNGYNKKYFGDILFNNPQNVSATNNLELALENSDIMLLAVPSLAISSVLNQVKTILKDKKINVINVAKGFDRDSKKIFSTVISDILGNNLNNIASLIGPSFAIEVFKNNLTIINAVGKNTEFLNELVQLFNNETFQLVPNNDDSGLQVYAALKNVLAIGIGLASTLYEAKNLAPAMISIGLKEIKKIAKVLYPDSLDNSGYELAAIGDIVLTCLNTTSRNFSFGIEVANNGIKNALAANSKTVEGYNAALILDEIITQHKIKDVVLLQSIVDVCLARKNEKNLLDFFVI, encoded by the coding sequence ATGAAAAAAATTACAATAATTGGAACAGGTGCTTGAGGCGCAGGATTAGGTACTATTTTAAGCAAAAATGGTCATAAAGTTGTTTTTTGAGGAATTGATGAACAAGAAATAAATGACATTAATAATGGTTACAATAAAAAATATTTTGGTGATATTTTGTTTAACAACCCACAAAATGTTAGTGCAACCAATAATTTGGAATTAGCGCTTGAAAATAGTGACATTATGCTTTTAGCAGTTCCTTCTCTTGCTATTTCTAGTGTTTTAAATCAAGTGAAAACTATTTTAAAAGACAAAAAAATTAATGTTATTAATGTTGCTAAAGGTTTTGATAGGGATTCTAAAAAAATTTTTTCAACTGTAATTTCAGATATTTTAGGAAATAATTTAAATAATATTGCAAGTTTAATTGGACCTTCATTTGCTATTGAAGTTTTTAAAAATAATTTAACAATAATAAATGCAGTTGGAAAAAACACTGAATTTTTAAACGAACTAGTTCAACTTTTTAACAATGAAACATTCCAATTAGTGCCAAATAATGATGATAGCGGATTACAAGTTTATGCAGCTTTAAAAAATGTTTTAGCAATTGGTATTGGCTTAGCTTCAACTCTTTATGAAGCTAAAAATTTAGCTCCAGCTATGATTTCTATTGGTTTAAAAGAAATTAAAAAGATTGCAAAAGTTCTTTATCCAGATTCATTAGACAATTCTGGATACGAATTAGCTGCAATCGGCGATATTGTTCTAACATGCTTAAATACAACAAGTAGAAATTTTAGTTTTGGCATTGAAGTTGCTAACAATGGCATTAAAAATGCGCTCGCCGCAAATTCAAAAACCGTCGAAGGCTATAATGCTGCTTTAATTTTGGATGAAATCATTACGCAACACAAAATCAAAGACGTTGTTTTATTACAAAGCATTGTTGACGTTTGCTTAGCTAGAAAAAATGAAAAAAACTTGCTTGATTTCTTTGTAATATAG
- the rsmA gene encoding 16S rRNA (adenine(1518)-N(6)/adenine(1519)-N(6))-dimethyltransferase RsmA, which translates to MSKNTNIEIKAKKKFGQNFLNNQKIIDQIVEIISPDGKNIIEIGPGMGAITKKIVQKSKKMVAYEIDNDMVEYLTKNNILNNQQIIHQDFLESDLSIYNNYEIVGNIPYYITSEILFKIIDFRQNFNKVTLMVQNEVADRIVAKINTPEYSKLSLTLQYVATVNKVLFVDKKHFEPSPKVDSAIVTIEFNKEAKNFENLKDFFKLCFLSRRRKLTWSLKTKYSNEKITKAYNTLNLSDLTRIQQLDLEKVIRLYEELEK; encoded by the coding sequence ATGTCAAAAAATACTAATATTGAAATTAAGGCAAAGAAAAAATTTGGGCAAAATTTTTTAAATAATCAAAAAATTATTGACCAAATAGTTGAGATTATTTCGCCAGACGGTAAAAATATTATTGAAATTGGCCCAGGAATGGGCGCAATTACAAAGAAAATTGTTCAAAAATCAAAAAAAATGGTTGCCTATGAAATTGACAATGACATGGTTGAATATTTAACAAAAAATAATATATTAAATAATCAACAAATAATTCATCAAGATTTTTTAGAATCGGATTTATCTATTTATAATAACTATGAAATTGTTGGCAATATCCCTTATTATATAACTTCCGAAATTCTATTTAAAATTATTGATTTTCGTCAAAATTTCAATAAAGTAACATTGATGGTTCAAAATGAAGTTGCAGATCGCATTGTTGCTAAAATTAACACTCCTGAGTATTCTAAATTATCACTAACACTTCAATATGTTGCAACAGTTAATAAGGTTTTATTTGTTGATAAAAAACACTTTGAACCGTCACCAAAAGTCGACTCAGCAATAGTTACTATTGAATTTAATAAAGAAGCTAAAAATTTTGAAAATTTAAAAGATTTCTTTAAATTGTGTTTTTTATCACGAAGAAGAAAATTAACTTGGTCCCTAAAAACTAAATATAGTAATGAAAAAATAACAAAAGCATATAACACACTAAATTTATCTGATTTAACAAGAATTCAGCAATTAGATTTAGAAAAAGTTATTCGATTATATGAGGAATTGGAGAAATAA
- a CDS encoding TatD family hydrolase, producing MKFVDAHTHPLKEYYQDTDQIVKNAREQGIAIMMVTGCSLEENEEVKKICEKYDWTFPVLGIHPNNAKGAIDGMLLEKQIDSNVKAIGEIGLDYYWDSVPKNIQLESLHSQIKVAQKHNLPVVIHMRESYEDLYEVLKQYPDVKFMIHTFSGDRYWAEKFSEFNTYFSISGISTYKNAQNTIDVVDFLPIERILTETDAPYLSPANKRGQTNVSENVIYTTMFLAGIKKMSPEKFAKQIYKNAKEFFKLNVKKY from the coding sequence ATGAAATTTGTTGATGCACATACACACCCATTAAAAGAATATTATCAAGACACTGACCAAATTGTTAAAAATGCCAGAGAGCAAGGAATTGCGATAATGATGGTTACAGGTTGTAGTTTAGAAGAAAACGAAGAAGTCAAAAAAATTTGTGAAAAATATGATTGAACTTTTCCTGTATTAGGAATACATCCTAATAATGCTAAAGGTGCAATTGATGGAATGCTTCTTGAAAAACAAATTGATTCAAACGTCAAGGCAATTGGTGAAATTGGACTTGATTATTATTGAGATAGTGTGCCAAAAAATATTCAGCTCGAATCATTACATTCTCAAATTAAAGTAGCTCAAAAACACAATTTACCAGTAGTTATACATATGCGAGAATCTTATGAAGATTTATATGAGGTTCTTAAACAATACCCGGATGTAAAATTTATGATTCACACATTTAGTGGTGACCGCTATTGGGCTGAAAAATTTTCCGAATTCAATACATATTTCAGTATAAGCGGCATTTCCACTTATAAAAACGCGCAAAACACAATTGATGTTGTTGATTTTTTACCAATTGAAAGAATTTTGACTGAAACTGATGCTCCTTATTTATCTCCAGCAAATAAAAGAGGGCAAACTAATGTAAGTGAAAATGTAATTTACACAACAATGTTTCTGGCAGGAATCAAAAAAATGTCACCCGAAAAATTTGCAAAACAAATTTATAAAAACGCAAAGGAGTTTTTTAAATTAAATGTCAAAAAATACTAA